The following coding sequences lie in one Mustelus asterias chromosome 6, sMusAst1.hap1.1, whole genome shotgun sequence genomic window:
- the ch25hl2 gene encoding cholesterol 25-hydroxylase-like protein 2: MYSIGSSRVFDPYVQVIQNANITQYIWDKSLLQPLWDYLRSNHRDTLRSPLFPVIISVSTYFALCTFYMVLDLLAPRCPLIRRYKIHPEQHVSWEDIFKTLWHTGYNHLIFVFPAAVGQWYWRPPIPLQDQAPLVSEFLIGILGCTILFDFQYYFWHMMHHKVRWLYTTFHAIHHEYYSPFSWSTQYLSAWELVSVGFWTTIDPIILQCHCLTGFAFMVFNISISVDDHSGYDFPWALHNIVPFDLWGGTVKHDAHHQKPQSHFAPFFSHWDWLCGTYCECKHSPAVLELQAKSRKASKEQQ; this comes from the coding sequence ATGTATTCCATCGGCTCCAGCCGAGTCTTCGACCCTTATGTGCAGGTCATCCAAAATGCCAACATCACTCAGTACATCTGGGACAAGTCCTTGCTGCAGCCCCTGTGGGACTACCTGCGCTCCAACCACCGGGATACCCTCCGCTCGCCCCTCTTCCCCGTTATCATCTCGGTCTCCACCTATTTCGCCCTCTGCACATTCTACATGGTGCTCGACCTCCTGGCCCCCAGGTGCCCGCTCATCCGAAGATACAAGATCCACCCCGAGCAACATGTGAGCTGGGAAGACATCTTCAAGACTCTGTGGCACACTGGCTACAACCACCTCATCTTCGTATTCCCGGCTGCTGTGGGGCAGTGGTACTGGAGACCACCCATCCCTCTGCAAGACCAGGCACCCCTGGTCTCCGAGTTCCTCATCGGCATCTTGGGCTGTACAATACTCTTCGATTTCCAGTATTACTTTTGGCACATGATGCACCATAAAGTCCGCTGGCTCTACACGACTTTCCACGCCATCCACCACGAATACTATTCCCCTTTCTCCTGGTCAACTCAGTACCTCTCTGCCTGGGAGCTGGTCAGTGTGGGCTTTTGGACCACCATCGACCCGATCATCCTCCAGTGTCACTGCCTCACCGGCTTCGCCTTCATGGTCTTCAACATCTCGATTTCAGTGGACGACCACAGCGGCTACGACTTCCCTTGGGCTCTCCACAACATCGTCCCCTTCGACCTCTGGGGGGGCACAGTGAAGCACGATGCCCACCACCAGAAACCCCAGAGCCACTTCGCCCCTTTCTTCTCGCACTGGGACTGGCTCTGTGGCACTTACTGTGAATGCAAGCACTCACCCGCCGTCCTGGAACTGCAGGCGAAGTCACGGAAAGCCAGTAAGGAGCAGCAGTGA